From Trichoderma atroviride chromosome 1, complete sequence, one genomic window encodes:
- a CDS encoding uncharacterized protein (EggNog:ENOG41), whose amino-acid sequence MHQHRHHLHQDASFFSHFKFIPAKMFKRAFRSQDQAQSQNRVDKAARLKKSGGSSAKEHVKAKVSKLQISHIEHEAARAQPVNITPSPIVTLTIGREGRLFAAHEDVLSQSPFFEAACKRESLDVMNKRISLPDEEPEIFSAVLEYLYKGDYYPRLVHNRHRNSWELEDRMRTPQKPSPNPDIGGGHAGTASEAAVYLSSIGAEILRDTVIYCAADKYGLEELKRLALRKQGLQAGIDVGTILRSAQYAYANTPDSDSRLRAHYLALIIRCRKTFKRSGTMQAEMEAGGSKLFFDLFVAMCNHLDDVIDVTNGRTPKTV is encoded by the coding sequence ATGCATCAACAtcgccaccacctccaccaaGACGCCTCGTTCTTTAGCCACTTCAAGTTCATACCCGCCAAAATGTTCAAGCGCGCGTTCAGGTCGCAGGACCAGGCCCAGAGCCAGAACCGCGTCGACAAGGCGGCTCGGCTGAAGAAGTCGGGAGGCTCCTCCGCCAAGGAGCACGTCAAGGCGAAGGTGTCCAAGCTGCAGATCTCTCACATAGAGCACGAAGCGGCACGCGCCCAGCCCGTCAACATTACTCCCTCACCGATTGTCACCCTCACTATTGGCCGCGAGGGACGGCTCTTTGCCGCGCACGAGGATGTCCTCAGCCAGTCGCCCTTTTTCGAGGCGGCGTGCAAGCGGGAATCCTTGGACGTCATGAACAAGAGAATCTCCCTCCCTGACGAGGAGCCCGAGATCTTTTCTGCCGTCCTCGAGTATCTCTACAAGGGCGATTACTATCCCCGCCTGGTGCACAACCGGCACCGCAACTCGTGGGAGCTCGAGGACCGCATGAGGACTCCTcagaagccatcgccaaacCCTGATATCGGGGGCGGCCACGCAGGCACGGCGTCCGAGGCCGCCGTTTATCTTTCCAGCATTGGGGCCGAGATCCTCCGCGACACCGTCATCTACTGTGCCGCGGACAAGTACGGCCTCGAGGAGCTGAAGCGTCTGGCCCTCCGCAAGCAGGGGCTGCAGGCCGGCATCGATGTCGGCACGATCCTGCGGTCTGCCCAGTATGCCTACGCCAACACGCCGGACTCGGACAGCCGCCTGCGCGCCCATTACCTGGCCCTGATCATTCGCTGCCGCAAGACGTTTAAGCGCAGCGGCACGATGcaggccgagatggaggcggGTGGCAGCAAGCTGTTCTTTGACCTGTTCGTCGCCATGTGCAATCATCTGGACGACGTCATTGATGTTACCAATGGCCGCACTCCAAAGACTGTATGA